The Pseudoalteromonas rubra DNA segment GTGTGAGCGACACCCTGGATTGAACTGGCCTCGTCCAGGCGTTCACCGATATCTTGGTCGTTATGGTATGGTGTTGACGGCGCTTCCCTCTATGGCGCTGACGCTTTTGAATCCCATACTGCTATTTCAACAGGTTAAACTGCTTGTTTGTCAGCTGTCGGTTGGAAAAAGAGTATCGACACGGGCAACAGACATTGCCGGATATAAAAATAAGGTGGGGTATCGTTTGCCGTTTGAAGGTCGCTGGCTGGTTTACAACGGCGGCAACTCACCTGCAACCTCTCACTCCTGGGATGTGCTCTCGCAAAGATATGCACTGGACTTTGTGATGGTCGATCACACTTATTCACGCCATAGAGATAACGGCCTTAATGTGCGGGATTATTATTGCTTTAACCAGCCAATTGTTGCGGCAGCAGCGGGGGAAGTGATTTCGGTGTTTGATAGAGTCGCTCAGGCGCCACTGCCAGGGTTTGGGTTAATAGACTTTCTTTGTTGTCACTTTGCTGGCAATCATGTTGTGATCAGGCATGCACCCGGTGAATATGGTTTTTATGCCCATCTGAAAAAAGGGTCAATTTCGGTCAAACCCGGTGACCGTGTTGGCCAAGGGGAGCTGCTGGGTGTATGTGGTTTTAACGGTTTTACCAGTGAGCCTCATTTACACTTTCACCTCCAGGATCGTCCAGAAATTTATGAGGCAATGGGATTACCTATTAAGTTCACAGGGGTTGAGTGTGAAGGCGTGCGTTCTGACGCTGTACACCTTAGCCGTGGCATGCAGGTGATCCAGAGGAGCTAACAGGCCTGCACACTTTTCAATTAAGTGCTTGCCTTAGTGTTGGGGTCAAAGGTTTAATGGAGCGATAACAGATACTATTCACGTCACCATTTTTAGGGAGTATAAAATGCCGGCCTATACAATTAGTTGCGATCCTAACCGACTCAACTTTGATCTCATTCACGATTTTATTTCAGATTCCTACTG contains these protein-coding regions:
- a CDS encoding M23 family metallopeptidase; this translates as MAKELASSRHKAFAFTWLIPMVMAVCVTIGVQLLCQWAWLFRLSVTAKLGLYFFVHFASAWLIKRYITTQFGEECERHPGLNWPRPGVHRYLGRYGMVLTALPSMALTLLNPILLFQQVKLLVCQLSVGKRVSTRATDIAGYKNKVGYRLPFEGRWLVYNGGNSPATSHSWDVLSQRYALDFVMVDHTYSRHRDNGLNVRDYYCFNQPIVAAAAGEVISVFDRVAQAPLPGFGLIDFLCCHFAGNHVVIRHAPGEYGFYAHLKKGSISVKPGDRVGQGELLGVCGFNGFTSEPHLHFHLQDRPEIYEAMGLPIKFTGVECEGVRSDAVHLSRGMQVIQRS